A DNA window from Hydra vulgaris chromosome 13, alternate assembly HydraT2T_AEP contains the following coding sequences:
- the LOC136089943 gene encoding keratin-associated protein 5-5-like — MQNNYPENSYPENNYPKNSYPENSCPENSCPENSCPENSCPENSCPENSCPEYSCPENSCPENSCPENSCPENSCPENSCPENSCPENSCPENSCPENSCPENSCPENSCPVNSCPENSCPENSCPENSCPENSCPENSCPENSYPENSCLFIIEKILCQKVV, encoded by the exons ATGCAG aacaaCTATCCAGAGAACAGCTATCCTGAAAACAACTATCCTAAGAACAGCTATCCTGAGAACAGCTGTCCTGAGAACAGCTGTCCTGAGAACAGCTGTCCTGAGAACAGCTGTCCTGAGAACAGCTGTCCTGAGAACAGCTGTCCTGAGTACAGCTGTCCTGAGAACAGCTGTCCTGAGAACAGCTGTCCTGAGAACAGCTGTCCTGAGAACAGTTGTCCTGAGAACAGCTGTCCTGAGAACAGCTGTCCTGAGAACAGCTGTCCTGAGAACAGCTGTCCTGAGAACAGCTGTCCTGAGAACAGCTGTCCTGAGAACAGCTGTCCTGTGAACAGCTGTCCTGAGAACAGCTGTCCTGAGAACAGCTGTCCTGAGAACAGCTGTCCTGAGAACAGCTGTCCTGAGAACAGCTGTCCTGAGAACAGCTATCCTGAGAACAGCtgtctttttataattgaaaaaattttatgtcaaaaggtagtctaa
- the LOC136089944 gene encoding uncharacterized protein LOC136089944 — protein sequence MVKIKKIDHASRDVKAGKEKIVTFCNELEKLCDISAVNAYEQLLVSRRPKWKEDWAFYEDQKSSRKYHMTGSIDLGVSKFLERREDRLSIDFRRSSTEDQKSSAFDVSEIVESADEEDQKDTEFTPLPLKKRKVPLTNSLEISSKKLSEVTASVADRCCLSVRQQLLFQSTIICKSGGKLNEISMSVSTVHRQRQNARKNIVLSIKADWEINKPKKAILHWDSKLFHLDIAHNEERVAVLISGSLNGPKLIGVPLIKDSTGKTQCDEVVKLAQDWNILENIVGICFDTTASNTGNKKGAATLIEIELKRPLLWLACRHHHNELHIKHAFTALRGGSKSPDEPIFQRFRAEFSRIDIDYSNLNFFKWPTDIKSEIFNQASLVLKWAYQCLEEKIFPREDYLELIELTIIYLGGKLSMERIFKIHKPGAIHNARFMSHSIYILKIELLSNKFIMSNNEQIMIHRMAKFISLFYSMQFLRSRISVFAPVDDFKFFFAMNWYQEEDSDIATAVISSINRHLWYLTEELVILSLFNEKLSEFIRTIMAKKLFSTPRPKTFLIGKPKFPTLSSSTVIYFLIGPWSWLLFDLLGLINKQEWLQMNPQEWKFFQDYRTADDFVKQLEVTNDWAERGIKLIGDFRECAQNEEQRQFILQVVEQHRKQNPSDSKSKLINTL from the exons atggtgaaaataaaaaaaattgatcacgCAAGTCGAGATGTTAAAgctggaaaagaaaaaattgtcacATTTTGTAATGAACTTGAGAAACTTTGCGACATTTCAGCAGTAAATGCATATGAACAGTTATTAGTATCACGTAGACCAAAATGGAAAGAAGATTGGGCATTTTATGAAGATCAAAAGAGTAGCAGAAAGTATCATATGACAGGTAGCATCGATCTAggtgtttcaaaatttttagaacGTCGAGAAGATAGACTAAGCATAGATTTTCGGAGAAGTTCAACCGAAGATCAAAAATCGAGTGCCTTTGATGTCAGTGAAATAGTTGAAAGTGCTGACGAAGAAGATCAAAAAGATACAGAGTTTACTCCTTTACCACTAAAGAAAAGAAAGGTGCCTTTAACAAATTCACTAGAGATATCATCAAAGAAGCTCTCAGAAGTAACGGCATCTGTGGCTGATCGATGTTGTTTATCAGTTCGCCAACAACTTCTATTTCAATCCACTATCATCTGCAAAAGCGGAGGCAAACTTAATGAAATTTCTATGTCAGTATCAACTGTGCATCGTCAAAGACAAAATGCGCGAAAGAATATTGTTCTGTCaattaaagctgactgggagaTAAACAAACCTAAAAAGGCCATTTTGCACTGGGATTCGAAGCTTTTTCATTTAGACATAGCTCATAATGAAGAACGTGTAGCAGTTCTTATTAGCGGATCTCTTAACGg GCCGAAACTTATTGGTGTACCTTTGATTAAAGATTCGACAGGTAAAACTCAATGTGACGAGGTCGTGAAACTTGCGCAAGATTGGAACATTTTGGAAAACATTGTTGGTATATGCTTTGATACAACAGCAAGCAACACAGGTAATAAAAAAGGAGCAGCAACTTTAATTGAAATTGAGTTAAAGAGACCTCTTCTATGGCTCGCATGTCGCCATCATCATAATGAGCTACACATTAAGCATGCATTTACCGCATTAAGAGGAGGTAGCAAAAGTCCAGATGAACCTATTTTTCAACGTTTCCGAGCCGAATTTTCTAGAATTGATATTGATTACTCaaacctgaatttttttaaatggcctACTGATATTAAAtcagaaatatttaatcaaGCAAGTTTAGTTCTGAAATGGGCTTACCAATGCCTCGAAGAGAAAATATTTCCGCGAGAAGATTATCTTGAGTTAATTGAATTAACTATTATCTACCTTGGGGGGAAACTATCAATGGAAAGAATATTCAAAATTCACAAACCAGGTGCAATTCACAATGCCAGATTTATGTCACAttccatatatattttaaaaatagaactcttatctaataaatttattatgtccAATAATGAGCAAATTATGATCCACCGCATGGCTAAGtttattagtcttttttattcGATGCAATTTCTCCGCTCGAGGATTTCCGTATTTGCTCCAGTTgatgacttcaaatttttttttgcaatgaaCTGGTATCAAGAAGAAGATTCAGATATTGCAACCGCTGTGATTTCGTCGATTAACCGTCACCTTTGGTATTTAACAGAAGAGCTTGTTATTCtatctttatttaatgaaaaattgtcAGAATTTATCAGAACAATAATggcaaagaaacttttttctacCCCAAgaccaaaaacatttttaattggGAAACCAAAATTTCCGACATTAAGTTCTTCAAccgttatttattttttaattggacCATGGTCGTGGcttctttttgatttattagGACTAATAAACAAACAGGAATGGCTCCAGATGAATCCACAAGAGTGGAAATTCTTCCAAGATTATCGAACTGCAGAcgattttgttaaacaattagAGGTAACAAATGATTGGGCCGAAAGAGGAATAAAACTTATTGGTGATTTCCGCGAGTGTGCACAAAATGAAGAACAACGACAATTTATTTTGCAAGTTGTCGAACAACACAGAAAGCAAAATCCATCCGATTCGAAATCAAAACTAATTAATACTTTATAG
- the LOC136089945 gene encoding protein GVQW3-like gives MEKFEYRAYIKTCALLGVSAQAISDELVLVHGNQAPKYSTVAKWATLFKDGRESLEDDPRSGHPRTTNTAENIERVRAIIEENPHATHDVIEAQTSINRFTNNEIIHNELKKRKLTSRWIPHKLTAQNHMNRVEACKEKLALFRNGPWRLCDIITGDES, from the coding sequence atggaaaaatttgaATATCGAGCGTATATTAAAACCTGTGCTCTACTTGGAGTTTCAGCACAAGCCATATCCGATGAGTTGGTTTTAGTTCATGGTAACCAAGCTCCGAAATATAGTACAGTTGCCAAGTGggctactttatttaaagatggtaGAGAGAGTCTCGAAGATGATCCTCGCTCAGGGCACCCTCGAACCACAAACACAGCTGAGAATATTGAACGTGTGCGAGCAATTATTGAAGAAAATCCGCATGCAACACATGATGTAATTGAAGCCCAGACATCGATTAATCGTTTTACAAACAACGAAATCATTCACAacgaacttaaaaaaagaaaactaacatCACGTTGGATACCCCACAAGTTAACCGCTCAAAATCACATGAATAGAGTTGAGGCATGTAAGGAAAAATTAGCCCTTTTCAGAAACGGCCCATGGAGACTATGTGATATTATTACAGGGGATGAGTCGTAG